In one window of Gossypium arboreum isolate Shixiya-1 chromosome 4, ASM2569848v2, whole genome shotgun sequence DNA:
- the LOC108483185 gene encoding pentatricopeptide repeat-containing protein At1g77360, mitochondrial-like encodes METIAENHSTKLPRKPENQLRSIPNNLQPQRFPTHHDAPDISPTVRILCDLLTRVSPHDIESALSSTGIIPTSDDIQQVLGFSYNQPLSAIKFFRWAGCFVKPSAYAWNLIVDLLGKNQSFEPMWDAMRSMKQEGFLSTTTFGSVFSSYCIAHRFSEATMSFDVMDRYGVEQDVVAVNSLLSAICHEDNQMSVAIEFFDKIKMKIPPDGDTFAILLEGWEKEGNLAKAKNTFGEMVVRVGWSPNHISAYDAFLTTLVCGSQVDEALKFLQVMKKNDCLPGLKFFSNTLDILVKQNDSAQIIPLWDTMVGGGLLPNLIMYNALISVLCNNDNVHDAFRFLDEMAFHGAFPDSLTYNMIFHCLVRNKMVREVGKFFVEMTKNEWPPTSSNYAAAIKMLLENDDPEMAINMWNHMVENHVLTLDESANELLIGLCNLGRLVEVKRFVETMLDRRINIYDSTMEKLKNPFYKKGRSFRDKYDSLSREWKAMKMS; translated from the coding sequence ATGGAAACCATAGCTGAAAACCATAGCACTAAACTCCCAAGAAAACCCGAAAACCAACTACGGTCGATCCCGAACAATCTTCAACCCCAGCGTTTCCCCACACACCATGATGCACCCGATATTTCTCCAACAGTTCGAATCCTTTGCGACCTCCTTACCCGAGTCTCTCCACATGATATTGAATCTGCGCTTTCTTCCACTGGGATTATCCCTACTTCCGATGACATCCAACAAGTCCTTGGTTTTTCTTACAATCAGCCGTTGTCTGCCATCAAGTTCTTTAGGTGGGCCGGGTGCTTCGTCAAGCCCTCTGCTTATGCGTGGAATCTTATAGTCGATTTGCTTGGGAAGAATCAAAGCTTTGAACCGATGTGGGATGCTATGCGCTCCATGAAGCAAGAGGGTTTTCTTTCAACTACAACGTTCGGCTCTGTCTTCAGCAGCTATTGTATTGCGCATCGGTTTAGTGAGGCTACCATGAGTTTTGATGTCATGGATAGATACGGTGTAGAACAAGATGTTGTTGCAGTCAATTCACTTCTTAGTGCAATTTGCCATGAGGACAATCAGATGTCGGTTGCTATAGAGTTTTTTGATAAGATCAAGATGAAGATCCCACCTGATGGGGATACTTTTGCCATTTTGCTTGAAGGGTGGGAGAAAGAAGGCAATTTGGCTAAGGCCAAGAACACGTTTGGCGAGATGGTAGTCAGAGTAGGATGGAGTCCGAATCACATTTCTGCTTACGATGCCTTTTTGACCACGCTTGTTTGTGGCTCTCAAGTCGATGAAGCTCTCAAATTTTTGCAAGTTATGAAGAAGAATGACTGCTTACCAGGTTTGAAATTTTTCTCTAACACTCTCGATATTCTCGTCAAGCAAAATGACTCAGCCCAAATAATTCCATTGTGGGATACAATGGTGGGTGGTGGGCTGTTGCCCAATTTGATTATGTACAATGCATTGATCAGTGTGTTATGCAACAACGATAACGTGCATGATGCTTTCCGGTTCCTCGATGAGATGGCATTCCACGGAGCTTTCCCCGATTCTTTGACTTACAACATGATTTTCCATTGCTTGGTGAGGAAtaagatggttcgcgaggtggggaaGTTCTTTGTCGAGATGACGAAGAACGAGTGGCCTCCTACAAGTTCTAATTACGCCGCGGCTATTAAGATGTTGTTGGAGAACGATGACCCCGAAATGGCAATTAATATGTGGAATCACATGGTTGAGAATCATGTCTTAACGCTCGATGAAAGTGCTAATGAGTTACTCATTGGGCTTTGCAACTTAGGTAGGTTAGTAGAAGTGAAAAGATTTGTCGAAACAATGCTCGATAGAAGAATTAACATATACGATTCAACGATGGAGAAATTAAAGAACCCTTTTTACAAAAAGGGTAGAAGTTTTAGAGATAAATATGATAGTCTTTCAAGGGAATGGAAAGCTATGAAGATGTCATGA
- the LOC108483187 gene encoding UDP-glycosyltransferase 89A2-like: MSAAATATATHPHILVFPYPAQGHMLPLLDLTHQLALRGLTITILVTPKNLPSLSPLLSSHPSSITPLVFPFPSHPLIPQGVEHVKDLGNSGNLPVMAALGKLHDPLLNWFNSQSNPPVAIISDFFLGWTQRLATQLQIPRLTFFASGAFVVSLSDYMWSNIEKLKSLSEIKLSHLPGSPVFKPENFPSLFKHYKQSDPDCEFVKDGILANTKSWGCVLNSFDGLETEYIQWLKTYVGHNRVYSVGPVSLIGNRGDSDPSSGSDRVMTWLDQCPDGSVVYVCFGSQKLLNKEQVEALAKGLEKSGRRFVWVVKPGTNNGFGDVPDGFEERVSGQGLVIKEWAPQVLILNHEAVGGFLSHCGWNSVLEGIVGGVMILAWPMEADQFVNAKLLVDEIGVGVRVCEGADTVPNSDELGRAVAEAMTQGGGMKTKAKDLKQKALAAVSHGESSMKDLDRIVEELGQLRG; this comes from the coding sequence ATGTCCGCCGCCGCCACCGCCACCGCCACTCACCCTCACATCTTAGTGTTCCCATACCCAGCACAAGGCCACATGCTTCCCCTCCTAGACCTCACCCACCAGCTTGCCCTTAGAGGCCTAACCATCACCATCTTAGTCACCCCTAAAAACCTCCCTTCCCTTTCACCTCTCCTCTCTTCTCACCCTTCTTCCATTACACCCCTCGTCTTCCCTTTCCCTTCTCACCCTCTCATCCCACAAGGCGTTGAACATGTTAAAGACCTTGGCAACAGTGGGAACCTCCCTGTAATGGCCGCTTTAGGCAAGCTTCATGACCCTTTACTCAACTGGTTCAACTCTCAGAGTAATCCACCAGTTGCCATCATTTCCGATTTCTTCCTCGGTTGGACTCAACGACTCGCGACTCAGTTACAAATACCCAGACTCACTTTCTTCGCTTCAGGTGCTTTTGTGGTCTCTCTATCTGATTATATGTGGTCCAACATTGAAAAACTGAAGTCTTTGAGTGAAATAAAGCTTAGCCATTTGCCTGGTTCACCTGTTTTCAAGCCAGAAAATTTCCCATCCTTGTTTAAACACTATAAACAATCAGATCCTGATTGCGAGTTTGTTAAGGATGGGATTTTAGCAAATACAAAGAGTTGGGGTTGTGTTTTGAATTCATTTGATGGTTTGGAAACCGAATATATTCAATGGTTGAAGACATATGTAGGTCATAATCGTGTTTATAGTGTTGGACCTGTGAGTTTGATAGGCAATCGGGGAGATTCGGATCCGAGTTCGGGTTCGGACCGGGTCATGACTTGGCTTGATCAATGCCCTGATGGTTCCGTTGTTTATGTTTGTTTTGGGAGTCAAAAGCTTTTGAACAAAGAACAAGTGGAAGCTTTAGCTAAAGGGCTTGAAAAGAGTGGCAGACGTTTTGTTTGGGTGGTGAAACCGGGTACGAACAATGGGTTCGGAGATGTACCCGATGGGTTCGAGGAACGGGTTTCGGGTCAGGGTTTGGTTATAAAAGAATGGGCGCCACAGGTGTTGATATTGAACCATGAGGCAGTGGGTGGGTTTTTGAGTCATTGTGGGTGGAACTCAGTTTTGGAAGGGATAGTGGGTGGAGTTATGATATTGGCTTGGCCTATGGAGGCTGACCAATTTGTGAATGCTAAGCTTTTGGTTGATGAAATAGGTGTGGGTGTTAGGGTGTGTGAGGGTGCTGACACGGTTCCTAACTCGGATGAATTGGGTCGAGCCGTTGCTGAGGCAATGACCCAGGGTGGAGGAATGAAGACCAAGGCTAAAGATCTCAAACAAAAAGCTTTGGCAGCAGTGAGTCATGGGGAAAGCTCCATGAAAGATTTGGATAGAATTGTGGAAGAATTGGGTCAACTTAGAGGGTGA
- the LOC108480593 gene encoding UDP-glycosyltransferase 89A2-like, protein MAADATRSNPHPHILVFPYPAHGHMLALLDLTHQLALHGLTITILVTPKNLPFLSPLLSSHPSSITSLVFPFPSHPLIPPGVEHVKDVGNSGNRLIMAALGKLEDPLFNWFNSQSNPPVAVISDFFLGWTQHLATRLQIPRLAFFSTRAFLVSVFDYIWNNVEKVKSLSEVEFGHLPGSPVFKQEHLPSLFKLYKRSDPDWEFVKDGLLANAKSWGYVLNSFDALEGEYIQWLKTHVAHDRVFNVGPLSVIGPDVSDRGNSGSSSDLNDQVMTWLNQCPDGSVVYVCFGSQKLLRKEQMEALANGLEKSDTRFIWVVKPGTTQQHVEGFGVVPDGFEQRTAGQGLVIKGWAPQALILNHKAVGGFLSHCGWNSVSEAIVGGAMMLAWPMEADQFLNARLLVDDIGVGLRVCEGADSVPNSDELGRTISEAMTEGGGMKTKAKDLKEKAFAAVSHGGCSMNDLVRFVKELGQLGR, encoded by the coding sequence ATGGCTGCCGATGCCACCAGATCCAACCCTCACCCTCACATCTTGGTGTTCCCATATCCAGCTCATGGCCACATGCTTGCCCTCCTGGACCTCACTCACCAACTAGCTCTCCATGGCCTAACCATCACCATCTTAGTCACCCCTAAAAACCTACCTTTCCTTTCTCCTCTGCTCTCTTCTCACCCTTCTTCCATTACTTCCCTTGTTTTCCCTTTCCCTTCTCACCCTCTCATCCCACCAGGTGTTGAACATGTTAAAGACGTCGGCAACAGTGGGAACCGCCTTATCATGGCTGCTTTAGGCAAACTTGAAGACCCTTTGTTCAACTGGTTCAACTCTCAGTCTAATCCTCCAGTTGCCGTCATTTCTGATTTCTTCCTAGGTTGGACTCAACACCTAGCTACCCGCTTGCAAATACCTAGACTTGCTTTCTTCTCTACACGAGCTTTTCTGGTTTCTGTGTTTGATTATATTTGGAACAATGTTGAAAAAGTGAAGTCTTTgagtgaagttgagtttggtcaTTTACCTGGTTCACCGGTTTTCAAGCAAGAACATTTGCCATCTTTGTTTAAGCTCTACAAAAGATCAGATCCTGACTGGGAGTTTGTCAAGGATGGACTTCTTGCAAATGCAAAGAGTTGGGGTTATGTTTTAAATTCCTTTGATGCTTTGGAAGGTGAATATATTCAATGGTTGAAGACACATGTAGCTCATGATCGTGTTTTCAATGTTGGACCACTAAGTGTGATAGGCCCCGATGTCTCGGATAGGGGCAATTCGGGTTCGAGTTCTGACCTGAATGACCAAGTCATGACTTGGCTCAATCAATGCCCCGATGGTTCTGTTGTTTATGTTTGCTTTGGGAGTCAAAAGCTGTTGAGAAAAGAACAAATGGAAGCCTTGGCTAATGGGCTTGAAAAGAGTGACACACGTTTTATCTGGGTGGTGAAACCGGGTACAACCCAACAGCATGTCGAAGGGTTTGGAGTTGTACCCGATGGGTTCGAGCAACGAACCGCAGGTCAAGGTTTGGTGATAAAAGGGTGGGCACCTCAGGCCTTGATACTGAACCACAAGGCAGTGGGTGGATTCCTGAGTCATTGTGGGTGGAACTCGGTTTCGGAAGCGATAGTGGGTGGAGCTATGATGTTGGCTTGGCCTATGGAGGCTGACCAGTTTCTGAACGCCAGGCTTTTGGTGGATGATATAGGAGTGGGTCTGAGGGTGTGTGAGGGTGCCGACTCGGTTCCTAACTCAGATGAACTAGGCCGAACCATCTCCGAGGCTATGACTGAGGGTGGAGGAATGAAGACCAAGGCGAAAGATCTGAAAGAGAAGGCTTTTGCAGCAGTGAGTCATGGGGGATGCTCCATGAATGATTTGGTTAGATTTGTGAAAGAATTGGGTCAACTTGGAAGGTGA